One window of Gammaproteobacteria bacterium genomic DNA carries:
- a CDS encoding MBL fold metallo-hydrolase → MRPIFQPLMVNEPFGDPVLYVDFLFARRALLFDAGDLRALPTRKLLRVSDVFLSHAHMDHFEDFDRLVRFMLGRGKWVRVYGPQGIAERLMHKLAAYDWNLVHNYEEDVSFEVFELCAPDELVRTVMRCRNRFEPEPGGSRETAGGLLREEPEFRVRAAILDHGIPSLGFALEETLHVNVWKNHLQELGLSVGPWLHELKQMVLEGKPDDTPVQAPEGRFTLGEMRRKVLQVVPGTKLAYLVDVGWTPDNVPRVLELIDGADLLFIETAFLESDLEHGRRKLHLTARQAGELARRAGVKRVVPIHFSPRYTGREAELHAELHAAWQPAQQGVA, encoded by the coding sequence ATGCGACCGATCTTTCAGCCTTTGATGGTCAACGAACCGTTCGGCGATCCCGTGCTGTACGTCGACTTTCTGTTTGCCCGGCGCGCGCTGCTGTTCGACGCCGGGGATCTGCGCGCCCTGCCGACCCGCAAGCTGCTGCGCGTCAGTGATGTATTCCTCAGTCACGCGCATATGGACCATTTCGAGGATTTCGATCGTCTGGTGCGCTTCATGCTCGGGCGCGGCAAATGGGTGCGGGTTTACGGGCCGCAGGGCATCGCCGAACGTCTGATGCACAAGCTCGCGGCCTACGACTGGAACCTGGTGCACAATTACGAAGAGGACGTCAGCTTCGAGGTCTTCGAGCTATGCGCGCCGGACGAGCTCGTGCGCACGGTGATGCGCTGCCGCAACCGTTTCGAGCCCGAACCCGGCGGCAGCCGCGAGACCGCCGGCGGTCTGTTGCGCGAGGAACCGGAATTCCGTGTGCGCGCCGCGATACTCGACCACGGCATTCCCTCGCTGGGTTTTGCGCTCGAAGAGACCCTGCACGTCAACGTCTGGAAAAACCACCTGCAGGAACTTGGCCTCAGCGTGGGACCCTGGCTGCACGAGCTGAAGCAGATGGTGCTGGAAGGGAAGCCGGACGACACGCCGGTGCAGGCGCCGGAAGGACGTTTCACCCTCGGCGAGATGCGTCGCAAGGTATTGCAGGTCGTGCCCGGCACCAAGCTCGCCTATCTGGTCGACGTGGGCTGGACGCCGGACAACGTGCCGCGCGTGCTGGAGCTGATCGACGGCGCCGACCTGCTGTTCATCGAAACCGCCTTCCTGGAATCCGATCTCGAACACGGCCGGCGCAAGCTGCATCTCACCGCGCGGCAGGCGGGTGAGCTGGCGCGGCGGGCGGGCGTCAAACGGGTGGTGCCGATTCATTTTTCGCCGCGCTATACGGGACGGGAGGCGGAGCTGCATGCCGAGCTGCACGCTGCCTGGCAACCGGCGCAACAGGGGGTGGCATGA